In the Theobroma cacao cultivar B97-61/B2 chromosome 1, Criollo_cocoa_genome_V2, whole genome shotgun sequence genome, one interval contains:
- the LOC18612978 gene encoding transcription factor TCP4 — protein MGMKSVGGEIVQVQGGHIIRSTGRKDRHSKVYTVKGPRDRRVRLSAHTAIQFYDVQDRLGYDRPSKAVDWLIKKAKSAIDKLAELPPWHPNTNTCTAVETDEPNAGSGEMAIAEQSESSGYNYQLRQFDENPNNDSSFGAQQLGNDAIADTLKSFFPTSTTASSINFPRYPPDLISKTRTPTEDLGLSLHSFQDPGLIHSHSQGGTSHTPSTGQTLFAGPAQVGFETNFQRMVAWSTNTSGENTRANFVFNSLPLAQQQALVGQGLTFSQRGPLQSSFLESIRTCDDLPVASPDHHKTQEIHEASIFGSRFASDGLPRFSIPALIHGEEEHSSVSNRPSSSPNSYR, from the coding sequence atgggaaTGAAGAGCGTTGGAGGAGAAATAGTTCAGGTCCAAGGAGGCCACATTATTCGATCCACAGGACGCAAAGACCGCCATAGCAAGGTCTATACGGTAAAAGGTCCTAGGGATCGCAGGGTCCGGTTATCAGCCCACACCGCGATTCAATTCTATGATGTTCAAGACAGGCTGGGCTATGACAGACCCAGCAAAGCAGTAGACTGGCTCATCAAGAAAGCCAAGTCAGCTATCGACAAGCTTGCTGAGCTACCACCATGGCACCCAAATACTAACACTTGTACTGCTGTGGAAACTGATGAGCCTAATGCTGGCTCTGGTGAAATGGCTATAGCAGAGCAATCAGAATCGTCTGGCTACAATTATCAGCTTAGGCAGTTCGACGAGAACCCAAACAATGATTCTTCTTTCGGTGCACAACAACTTGGGAACGACGCCATTGCTGATACCCTGAAATCTTTCTTTCCCACAAGCACCACCGCTTCTTCAATCAATTTTCCACGCTACCCACCTGATTTAATCTCAAAAACTAGGACCCCCACCGAAGATCTCGGCCTATCTCTTCACTCATTTCAAGACCCAGGTCTAATTCACAGCCATTCTCAGGGAGGCACAAGCCATACGCCTTCAACCGGTCAGACCCTTTTTGCGGGCCCAGCTCAAGTAGGGTTTGAGACCAATTTTCAGCGAATGGTAGCTTGGAGTACGAACACCAGTGGAGAAAATACAAGGGCCAACTTTGTCTTCAACTCGCTGCCATTGGCACAGCAACAAGCATTGGTAGGCCAAGGCTTAACATTTTCTCAAAGGGGACCCCTTCAGTCCAGTTTTTTAGAATCCATTCGCACTTGCGATGATTTGCCGGTTGCTTCCCCGGACCATCATAAAACACAGGAAATTCACGAAGCATCCATATTTGGGAGCCGATTTGCATCTGATGGATTGCCAAGGTTTAGCATTCCGGCACTAATTCATGGGGAGGAGGAGCATAGTTCTGTTTCAAATAGACCATCCTCTTCTCCCAATTCTTACCGCTGA